Genomic segment of Streptomyces longhuiensis:
TGGCGTAGTGAACGTCGAAGTATCTGGGCTCACACACCAGATAGCGCCTGGGCACAGACGGGTACCTCCGCTTCCTGCGGGACGACCATCAGGGGGTGTCTCCACGGTAGGAAGCGGCGGTCACGCTCGACAAGGCCAGTTGAATGCGTGTGCCCGCAGTAATGCTGCGTAGAACGGGAGGTCAGCGCTGGATTGCTGCGTCGTCCGGGGCGGCCTCGCGGGCCCCGGCCTCCGCGCTGTCCGGCAGCAGGTGGGAAAGCACCATGTAACTGATCGTCTTGCGGATGAACGGCTCGGCCCTGATGCGTTCGAGCACCTCTTCGAAGTGGCCGACGTCCGTGGCTCTGACGTGCAGCAACGCGTCGGCACCGCCCGTCACCGTCATGGCGGAGGTGATCTCCGGATGGTTGCGCACGACTTCGGCGAGCCGACGGGGCGGCGCCGCGCCGTCGCAGTACACCTCGACGAACGCCTCGGTGCTCCAGCCGAGCGCGGCCGGCCGGACCGTCGCGGTGTACCCGGTGATGACGTCGTTCTCGCGCAGCCGGTCGGCGCGCCGCTTGACGGCGGTGGCGGAGAGGCCGATGGCCGCGCCGATCTCCGCGAAACTCGTCCTGGCGTTGGCGATCAGCGCCGCGACGATCTTGCGGTCGAGGTCGTCGAACGCCACATGCTTGCTGTTCATGGCCGGTGGTCCTTCTGGTGCTGGTCACGGGCGCGCAGGGCGAGGGCCACCAGGGCGGCGTCCTCGGGGCGCCGCACGTCGCGGCCGGTCAGCTCGGCGAACCGGTTGATCCGCTGCTGGATCGTGTTGCGATGGCAGTACAGGGCGGCCGCGGTGTCCGCGACGGACCCGGTCCCGGCCAGATGCGACCGTACGGTATCGAGGAGGCGCCTCGTCTCACCGGCGGGCACCGCCTCCGCGTCGAGCCCACTGAGGACGTCGTCGGCGAGGTCCCGCCCGAAGCCCTCGGCGCGCTGCACCAGGACGTCGAGCCAGCTGTCCTCGAGCCGTCGGGGTCCCGCCGCGTCCGACGGCAGCACGCGCGCCGTGGCCGTCGCGAGCACCACCGCGCGAGGTACCGAGGCCAGGCCCGCCGTGGCGGAAGCGACCCCGCACGGCGTCTCCTGGAGCAGCGCGAGTACCGACTCCGCCGTCGTGCGCCGGCCCAGCTGCACGGCGAGTACCAGATCCGAGGCGACCTCCTGCAACTGGACGGGAGTCTCCGAGGTGCGCAGCGCCGTGGCGGTCCTGCGCAGTCCCGCCCCGTACTGCGGCGGCGCCACCGCGCACAGGAACCGGTCGTCGGCCTGGAAGCCGAGGGCGAGCGCCGCGTCCCGCACCACCGTCGGGTTGCGGCCCTCGCTGTCCAGGAGCCGGGAGAACCACATGCGCCGCTCGTCCGCCGCGCGGCGCCCCATGTCCAGGATCGTGCGCTGATACGCCGTCATGATGCCGGTGACGTGCCTCTCCACGGCCTCCCACACGTGGTACGCCGACGTCACCAGCTCGGCCTTGTCCTTCTCGCCCGCCTTGTCGACCAGAGCCGCCCAGACGACGCGGAAGTCGAGGCGCGCCGCCGAGAGGAGGGAGTCCAGGGGGACACCCTCCCGGGCGCGCCGCTCCCCGACCCGTTCGGAGACGGTGGCGATGCGCTCGGACAGGGGCAGCCCGGCGACCGTACGCAGCAGGAACTCGAACGCCTCCCAGGCCGTGGCACGGAACTCCTCCTCCGGGACGCGGTCCGCGTAGGAGGCACGGACCGGCCGCACGCACTCCACCCAGAGGCCGACGAGGCTGTCGATGTCCTCCAGACAGCGCCGGGCCAGCTCGGTCACCCGGGGATCCGGGGGCGGGAAGAGGATGGACTCACTGTTCATGTGCACAATCCTGGCCGCCCCATCGGCGCCAAATCAACGTTGGCTTCGCGCCACACCCCGTGAATTCTTGGAGTGTCCGGCAGGCCGTGGCCGGAATTCCACCGCATGGAGGGCCGGGAAACTGTGCATTTGACCCCTCGCGAGCTGGAGCGGATCCAGCTGTTCACCGTCGCGGAACTCGCGCGCCGCCGCAGGGCACGCGGGCGGAAGCTGAACGCGCCGGAGGCGATCGCCCTGATCTGCGACGAGGTTCTCGAAGCCGCCTGGGACGGCCTGAGCCTCGACGAAGTGATCGCGGCGGGCCGCAAGGTCCTCACCGAGGACGACGTCATGGACGGGGTGCCGCAGATGGTCACCACGATCCAGGTCGAGGCCCTGTTCCCGAGCGGTACGTCGCTGGTGGCGATCGACCACCCGATCCCCACCGCGGGCGGGAGCGGCGGGCCGGGGCCCGGCGCCGTGCGCACCGCACCCGACCCGGTCCTGATCAACACGGGCAGGCTCCGCTCGCGGCTGACCGTCCGCAACAACGGAGACCGCACCGTCTATCTGTCCTCGCACTACCCGCTCGCCGAGGCGAACGCGGCCCTGGAGCTCGACCGCGAGGCCGCCGCGGGCATGCGGCTCGACATCCCGGCGGGCACCGCCCTGTCCTTCGAACCCGGCGCCGTACGCGAAGTCGACGTGGTGACGGCACGCCATGAGGAGGCGTCATGACACAGGTCGACCGCCGCACGTACAACGCCCTCTACGGGCCCACGACCGGCGACCGGATCCGGCTCGGCGACACCTGCCTGTGGGTCGAGGTGGAGCAGGACGACGGCACGCCGGGCGACGAGCTGCTCGGCGGCTGTGGCAAGACGGTCCGCGACGGACTGCTGGCCTCGCCGCGCTCCGAGCGGGACTCCGCGCTCGACATGGTGGTCGCCGGGGTGGTCCTGATGGACCCCGTGCTCGGCGTCCGCAAGACCGACATCGGCATCAAGGACGGCCGGATCGTCGCCGTCGGCGGCGTCGGCAACCCGGACGTGATGGACGTCGACTTCGCCATCGACTCGCACACCTCCGTCATCCCGGGTGAGGGCCTGATCGCCACCCCCGGCATCGTGGACAGCCACGTCCACCTCTCCTCGCCCGAGGTGGCGCCCGCCGCGCTGTCCGCCGGAGTCACCACCCTCGTCGGCATGGGCCTCGGCGGCGTGTGGGAGATCGGCTGCAACCCGGCGCACAACCTGCACACCCTGATGGCGTCCTGGCGCGGCACCCCGCTCAACATCGCCTTCCTCGCCCGGGGCTCGTCCACCTCGCGCGCCCTGCTCGACGAGTCCGTACTCGCGGGCGCCGGCGGCTTCAAGATCCATGAGGACTTCGGGGCCACCCCGCGCATCATCGAAACGTGCCTGGGCACCGCGGAACAGGCGGACCTGCCCGTCGCCATGCACACCGACTCCATGAACGAGTCCGGCTATCTGCGCGACACCATCGGCGCCACCCGCGGCCGCACCGTGCACGCCTACCACGTGGAGGGCGGCGGCGGTCACCCCGACCTCCTGGAGATCCTCTCCGAGCCCAACGTGCTTCCCTCGTCGACCACCCCGACGGTTCCGTACACCGCGAACACCGTCGGCGAGCTGTTCCCGATGACGATGACGGTCCACCGGCAGAACCACCACTCGCCCAGCGACATCGAGATCTCCAAGGGCCGCATCCGCGGACACGCCATCGCCGCCGAGAACGCCCTGCACGACCTGGGCGCGATCAGCATCGTCAACTCCGACTCCATGGGCATGGGCCGGATGGCCGAGACCGTGCGCAGAACCTGGCAGCTCGCCCATGTGCAGGCCCTCGCGAACGGCGCCGGGGGAGTGGAACACCCCGCCAACGCGCGGGCGTTGCGGTATCTGGCGAAGATCACCCTGAACCCGGCGATCGCGCACGGCCTGGCCCACGAGGTGGGATCTCTCCAGCCGGGCCGTATGGCCGACCTCGTGCTGTGGCACCCCGCGTGGTTCGGCACCAAGCCCGAACTCGTCGTCAAGGGCGGCTTCGTGGCCTGGGGCAACACCGGATCGGGCTCCGGCTCCACCCGCCTGACCCAGCCCCGTACCTACCGTCCCTACTTCGGAGCGCTCGGCGACGCCCCCGCACGCCTGTCACGGATCTTCGTCGCGCAGGCCGCCCTGGAGGACCGGAACGCCCGCGCCGCGCTCCCGCAGGGTCTGCAGTACGCGCCGATCGTCGGCGCACGCGGCCTGACCCGGGCCGACATGCTGCACAACACCGCCACGCCCCGCGTCCACGTGCCGCGCGAGCCCGCGCCGGTCCTGGTCGACGACGTCCCCACCGGAACCGACGCCGTCACCGAACTGCCCCTCGCCCAACTGCACCACTTCGCCTGAGGGACGGACCCACCCCATGCTCCTCGATCTGCTGGTGCGCAACGCGCACATCCTCACCCTCGACGACGACCGGCCCACCGCCCGCACCCTGGGAGTCCTGCACGGCAGGATCGCGGGACTCGACGACGACGTCGAAGACCTGCCCGCGCGCCGCGTCCTGGACGCGGGCGGCGCCACCCTCGTCCCCGGCTTCAACGACGCCCACTGCCACACCGCGTGGTTCGGCCTCACCCTCGCCCAGCTCGACCTGTCCAAGGCCCGGTCGGTGGACGAGGTGTACGCCGCCGTCGCCGACCACGCCGCAGGCATGCCGCGGGACGCGTGGGTGATCGGCGCCGGACTCGACCACCACAAACTCGGCGGCGTCCAGCCGCACCGCGACGCCCTCGACCGCGCGGCGGGCGGCCGCCCCGTGTGGCTCAAGCACACCTCCGGACACGCCTGCGTCGTCAACTCACCCGTTCTGGAGAAGGCCGGCGCGCTCGCCGACGGGTTCGCCGACCCCACCGGCGGCGTCGTCGCCCGGGACACGGACGGGCGGCCCGACGGACTCCTCGAGGAGACCGCGCAGCAGCTCGTGCAGCGCCAGGTGCTGCCCTACCCCGTGGCCACCCTCGCCGACGCCATCGGCGCCGCCACCCGGCACTACCTCGCCGAGGGCATCACCAGCTTCACCGAGGCGGGCATCGGCGGCGGCTGGATCGGGCACAGCCCGGTGGAGCTCGCCGCCTACCAACTCGCCCGCGACAGAGGCGCGCTGCACACCCGGGCCCAGGTGATGGCCGCCTCCGACGTGCTGCACCCGCTCACCGCTCACGCCGACGACGCCATCACCCTCGGCCTCGACCTCGGCATGCGCACCGGCTTCGGCGACGACCGGCTCTCGCTGGGCCCCGTCAAGATCTTCCTCGACGGCTCGCTGCTCGGCCGCACCGCCGCCGTCACCGAACCGTTCTGCGGCTGCCCCCACGACACGTCCGCCACCGGCTACTTCCAGGACGACCCCGAGGCCATGGCCGACATCGTGGTGGCCGCCCACCGGGCCGGCTGGACCGTCGCGGCCCACGCCATCGGCGACCGGGCCGTCGACCTCGCACTCGACACCTTCGCCCGCGCCCAACGCACCCACTCACGCCCCGAGGTGCGGCACCGGATCGAGCACGCCGGAGTCGTACGCCCCGATCAGCTGGCCCGCTTCGCCGAGCTGCGGGCCGTGCCCGTGCCGCAGCACAACTTCCTGTACGCCTTCGGCGACGCCATGGCGGCGGCGCTCGGGCCGGAGCGCACCCCGTGGTCGTACCGGCTGCGTTCCCTGCTCGATCTGGGCGTTCTCGTGCCCGGCAGCTCCGACCGGCCGGTCGCTCCCGGCGCCCCGCTGCCCGCGATGCAGTCCATGGTGGAGCGCCTCACCGAGACCGGCGCGGCCTATGGCGCGGACGAGAGCGTCACGGCACTCGCCGCCCTGCGTGCCTGGACCGTCGGCTCCGCGCACGCCACCGGCCACGGCGACCGCAAGGGCGTCCTGCGCCCCGGACACCTGGCCGACTTCACCGTCCTGGACGCCGACCCCACCCGCGTCTCGCCGGACCGCATCGGTGCGATCCGGATCCTGGCCACCTCCGTCGGCGGCACCGTCGCCCACGACCCGCTCGGCCTGACCGCCTCCACCTGAGGCACCCTCCCCGCTCCACCGTCCCCCGACCGCCCAGCGGTCACCGTCCCCCGGGAGATTCCGTGAGCTCCAACAGCACGACGCCGCCAACGGGCCGCACCGTCGCAGGCGCCGCCGACATCAAGCGCCTCCTGTCCGCCGCGTTCATCGGCACCGCCCTCGAGTGGTACGACTACTTCCTCTACGGCACCGCGGCCGCGCTCGTCTTCAACAAGCTGTTCTTCCCCTCGCTCGACGCCACGACGGCCACCATCGCCTCCTTCGTGACCTTCGCCGTCGGCTTCGCGGCCCGGCCCATCGGAGCCGCGGTCTTCGGCCACATCGGCGACCGCTACGGACGCAAGGCCGCGCTGATCATCACGGTCGTCATGATGGGCGTCGCCACCGGCTGCATCGGCCTCCTCCCGTCGTACGACACCATCGGCATCTGGGCCCCCGTCCTGCTCGCCGTGCTCCGCTTCGTGCAGGGCATCTCGGTCGGCGGGGAGTGGAGCGGCGCGATGCTCCTGACCCTGGAACACACGCCGAAGGAGAAGCACGGAACCTACTCGGCGGTGCCCCAACTCGGTTCGCCCGTCGGCACGTTGCTCTCCAGCGGCGCCTTCGCCCTCGTCGGCCTGCTGCCCGACGACGCCTTCTACGCGTGGGGCTGGCGCATCCCGTTCCTCGCCGCCTTCGGCCTGCTCGTCTTCGCGCTCTACCTGCGCCTGCGCATCGAGGAGTCCCCGGTCTTCCGCGCCATGATCGAGGACGCCGAGAAGAACGGCCCCGCGCCCGCACCCCTCGTCGAGGCCTTCCGCAAGACCTGGGGCCGCATGATCATCAGCGTGCTCGCGGCCTTCCTCGGCATCGGCGGCTTCTTCCTGCTGACCACCTTCATGATCTCGTACGGCACCGAACAGCTCGGCATCGCCAAGTCCGTGATGCTCAACGCCACACTCCTGGCCGCCGTGGCCGAGATGGTCGTGATCTACATCGGCGGCCGGATCGCCGACCGCGTCGGCCCCTGGAAGGTGTGTGCCGTCGGCGGTGTGCTGTCCGTCCTGGTCGCCTTCCCCGTCTTCTGGCTCGTCGACACCGGCCAGACCGCCCTCGTCGTCCTCGGTGTGACGCTCGGCGTCGCCGTCATCTCCATCCCGTACGCCACCATCGGCGCCGTCGTCACGGACCTGTTCCCGGAGACCTTCCGCTACAGCGCCGTCGCCATGTCGTACAACCTCTCCGGTGTCCTCGGCGGCTTCGTCCCGCTCGTCGCCGCCTGGCTGACCGGCGTCACCGACGGCGCGTCCTGGGGTGTCGCACTCCTCCTCGTCCTCATCGCCGCCTGCACCGCGGCCGGCTCCTTCCTGGCCGGCCCGCTGCTCGGCAGCCGGTCCGCCACCCCGTCCGAGCACACCTCCGCACCTCAGAAGGCCACCGCATGACCCAGCGCCACCCCGCCCGTCCCGGCGGCCAGGTCCTCGTCGACCAGCTGTCCGCACATGGCGTCGAGACCGTCTACGGCGTGCCCGGCGAGAGCTACCTCGCCGCGCTCGACGCCCTGCACGACGCCCCCGTCCACATGGTGGTCTGCCGCCACGAAGGCGGCGCCGCCTACATGGCGGAGGCCCACGGAAAGCTCACCGGGCGCCCCGGAGTCTGCTTCACGACCCGGGGCCCCGGAGCCACCAACGCGCTGGTCGCCCTGCACACCGCCTACCAGGACGCCACGCCGATGGTCCTCTTCATCGGCCTGGTGCCGCGCGGCCACACCGACCGCGCCTCCTTCCAGGAGCTCGACCTGCGCGGCACGTTCGGCGCGAGCGCCAAGCTCGTCGAGACCATCGACGACGCCGCACGCATCCCCGAGTACGTCGCCCGCGCCTTCGCCGTCGCGAGCAGCGGCCGGCCGGGACCCGTCGTCCTCGGCCTGCCGGAGGACATGCTCACGGACGTCGTCCGCGTCGCCGACGCGACCCCGCTGCCCGTCCCCGGCGGAGGAGTGACCCAGGCCGAACTCATCCATCTGGAACGGCTGTTGACGACGGCCGAACGTCCCCTCCTCTTCCTCGGCGGCGGCCGCTGGACCCCGGACGCCCGCGCCGCCGTACGGGACTGGGCCGAGGCATGGTCCCTTCCCGTCGCCGTCGACTTCCGCTGCCAGGACCTCATCGACAACGAGTCCGAGGTGTACGTCGGCCCGCTCGGCTACGGACGCGACGACGTGCTCGCCCGGCGGGTCCGCGAGGCCGACCTGCTGCTGTCCGTCGGGACCGCGCCGGGCGACGTCCCGACCGACGGATTCACGCTGCTCCCCACCGACGGCACGGGACCGCGGCTCGTCC
This window contains:
- a CDS encoding PucR family transcriptional regulator, with the translated sequence MNSESILFPPPDPRVTELARRCLEDIDSLVGLWVECVRPVRASYADRVPEEEFRATAWEAFEFLLRTVAGLPLSERIATVSERVGERRAREGVPLDSLLSAARLDFRVVWAALVDKAGEKDKAELVTSAYHVWEAVERHVTGIMTAYQRTILDMGRRAADERRMWFSRLLDSEGRNPTVVRDAALALGFQADDRFLCAVAPPQYGAGLRRTATALRTSETPVQLQEVASDLVLAVQLGRRTTAESVLALLQETPCGVASATAGLASVPRAVVLATATARVLPSDAAGPRRLEDSWLDVLVQRAEGFGRDLADDVLSGLDAEAVPAGETRRLLDTVRSHLAGTGSVADTAAALYCHRNTIQQRINRFAELTGRDVRRPEDAALVALALRARDQHQKDHRP
- a CDS encoding urease subunit gamma; its protein translation is MHLTPRELERIQLFTVAELARRRRARGRKLNAPEAIALICDEVLEAAWDGLSLDEVIAAGRKVLTEDDVMDGVPQMVTTIQVEALFPSGTSLVAIDHPIPTAGGSGGPGPGAVRTAPDPVLINTGRLRSRLTVRNNGDRTVYLSSHYPLAEANAALELDREAAAGMRLDIPAGTALSFEPGAVREVDVVTARHEEAS
- a CDS encoding thiamine pyrophosphate-dependent enzyme translates to MTQRHPARPGGQVLVDQLSAHGVETVYGVPGESYLAALDALHDAPVHMVVCRHEGGAAYMAEAHGKLTGRPGVCFTTRGPGATNALVALHTAYQDATPMVLFIGLVPRGHTDRASFQELDLRGTFGASAKLVETIDDAARIPEYVARAFAVASSGRPGPVVLGLPEDMLTDVVRVADATPLPVPGGGVTQAELIHLERLLTTAERPLLFLGGGRWTPDARAAVRDWAEAWSLPVAVDFRCQDLIDNESEVYVGPLGYGRDDVLARRVREADLLLSVGTAPGDVPTDGFTLLPTDGTGPRLVQALPEPQPPGALYPAELTLLAAPEAFAEAVRTLRPGSPLPWAVRTKQDRAAHLAFRTPVPEHDPLDLATVFATLDDRLPADAVITFGAGNHAIWAQRFLTYRDGTRQLAPRNGSMGYGIPAAVAAAIHDPDRRVVSVAGDGCFLMNGQELATAVAEGAKPLIIVLNNAKYGTIRQHQEQTYPGRVSGTALGNPDFAAYARAFGAHGETVTVTGEFGPALQRSLDSGKAALIELKVTEGRLAPGVTVASLRKESCHV
- a CDS encoding urease subunit alpha; translated protein: MTQVDRRTYNALYGPTTGDRIRLGDTCLWVEVEQDDGTPGDELLGGCGKTVRDGLLASPRSERDSALDMVVAGVVLMDPVLGVRKTDIGIKDGRIVAVGGVGNPDVMDVDFAIDSHTSVIPGEGLIATPGIVDSHVHLSSPEVAPAALSAGVTTLVGMGLGGVWEIGCNPAHNLHTLMASWRGTPLNIAFLARGSSTSRALLDESVLAGAGGFKIHEDFGATPRIIETCLGTAEQADLPVAMHTDSMNESGYLRDTIGATRGRTVHAYHVEGGGGHPDLLEILSEPNVLPSSTTPTVPYTANTVGELFPMTMTVHRQNHHSPSDIEISKGRIRGHAIAAENALHDLGAISIVNSDSMGMGRMAETVRRTWQLAHVQALANGAGGVEHPANARALRYLAKITLNPAIAHGLAHEVGSLQPGRMADLVLWHPAWFGTKPELVVKGGFVAWGNTGSGSGSTRLTQPRTYRPYFGALGDAPARLSRIFVAQAALEDRNARAALPQGLQYAPIVGARGLTRADMLHNTATPRVHVPREPAPVLVDDVPTGTDAVTELPLAQLHHFA
- a CDS encoding amidohydrolase, yielding MLLDLLVRNAHILTLDDDRPTARTLGVLHGRIAGLDDDVEDLPARRVLDAGGATLVPGFNDAHCHTAWFGLTLAQLDLSKARSVDEVYAAVADHAAGMPRDAWVIGAGLDHHKLGGVQPHRDALDRAAGGRPVWLKHTSGHACVVNSPVLEKAGALADGFADPTGGVVARDTDGRPDGLLEETAQQLVQRQVLPYPVATLADAIGAATRHYLAEGITSFTEAGIGGGWIGHSPVELAAYQLARDRGALHTRAQVMAASDVLHPLTAHADDAITLGLDLGMRTGFGDDRLSLGPVKIFLDGSLLGRTAAVTEPFCGCPHDTSATGYFQDDPEAMADIVVAAHRAGWTVAAHAIGDRAVDLALDTFARAQRTHSRPEVRHRIEHAGVVRPDQLARFAELRAVPVPQHNFLYAFGDAMAAALGPERTPWSYRLRSLLDLGVLVPGSSDRPVAPGAPLPAMQSMVERLTETGAAYGADESVTALAALRAWTVGSAHATGHGDRKGVLRPGHLADFTVLDADPTRVSPDRIGAIRILATSVGGTVAHDPLGLTAST
- a CDS encoding Lrp/AsnC family transcriptional regulator gives rise to the protein MNSKHVAFDDLDRKIVAALIANARTSFAEIGAAIGLSATAVKRRADRLRENDVITGYTATVRPAALGWSTEAFVEVYCDGAAPPRRLAEVVRNHPEITSAMTVTGGADALLHVRATDVGHFEEVLERIRAEPFIRKTISYMVLSHLLPDSAEAGAREAAPDDAAIQR
- a CDS encoding MFS transporter — encoded protein: MSSNSTTPPTGRTVAGAADIKRLLSAAFIGTALEWYDYFLYGTAAALVFNKLFFPSLDATTATIASFVTFAVGFAARPIGAAVFGHIGDRYGRKAALIITVVMMGVATGCIGLLPSYDTIGIWAPVLLAVLRFVQGISVGGEWSGAMLLTLEHTPKEKHGTYSAVPQLGSPVGTLLSSGAFALVGLLPDDAFYAWGWRIPFLAAFGLLVFALYLRLRIEESPVFRAMIEDAEKNGPAPAPLVEAFRKTWGRMIISVLAAFLGIGGFFLLTTFMISYGTEQLGIAKSVMLNATLLAAVAEMVVIYIGGRIADRVGPWKVCAVGGVLSVLVAFPVFWLVDTGQTALVVLGVTLGVAVISIPYATIGAVVTDLFPETFRYSAVAMSYNLSGVLGGFVPLVAAWLTGVTDGASWGVALLLVLIAACTAAGSFLAGPLLGSRSATPSEHTSAPQKATA